In Juglans microcarpa x Juglans regia isolate MS1-56 chromosome 7D, Jm3101_v1.0, whole genome shotgun sequence, the following are encoded in one genomic region:
- the LOC121239358 gene encoding DEAD-box ATP-dependent RNA helicase 37-like codes for MSTRTSWADLAANSAAENAAPGSSSASNGGIGTTTAPSRSTYVPPHLRNRPPVADTPAPANSGPVLSNDRSGHGGSRWSGAPRNDYGRSGYSGGGRAGGWGGRSGGWDRGRDREVNPFGEDDDTEQPFSEQENTGINFDAYEDIPVETSGENVPPAVNTFAEIDLGEALNENIRRCKYVRPTPVQRHAIPISLGGRDLMACAQTGSGKTAAFCFPIISGIMRGQSVQRPPRGARTVYPLALILSPTRELSMQIHEEARKFSYQTGVRVVVAYGGAPINQQLRDLERGVDILVATPGRLVDLLERARVSLQMIRYLALDEADRMLDMGFEPQIRKIVEQMDMPPPGARQTMLFSATFPKEIQRLASDFLANYIFLAVGRVGSSTDLIVQRVEFVHESDKRSHLMDLLHAQRANGSQGKQALTLVFVETKKGADSLEHWLCLNGFPATTIHGDRSQQEREHALRSFKSGNTPILVATDVAARGLDIPHVAHVVNFDLPNDIDDYVHRIGRTGRAGKSGLATAFFNENNSSLARALAELMQESNQEVPAWLSRYAARSSFGGGRNRRSGGGRFGGRDFRREGSFNRGGSDYYSGGNSSGGYGASSGGYGGGYGSGVTSAWD; via the exons ATGAGTACGCGAACTTCATGGGCAGATTTGGCTGCAAACTCTGCGGCTGAGAATGCAGCTCCTGGGTCTTCTTCTGCTAGCAATGGCGGCATAGGGACCACAACCGCCCCTTCCCGGAGCACATATGTTCCTCCACATCTTCGAAATCGCCCTCCTGTTGCCGACACACCTGCACCAGCTAATAGTGGGCCTGTTTTGAGTAATGACCGGTCTGGACATGGTGGGTCACGATGGTCTGGTGCTCCTAGGAATGATTATGGTCGATCTGGGTACAGTGGTGGTGGCCGTGCCGGTGGATGGGGGGGCAGAAGTGGTGGTTGGGACCGTGGGAGAGATCGGGAAGTGAACCCTTTTGGAGAAGATGATGACACAGAACAGCCATTTTCTGAGCAGGAGAACACCGGCATCAACTTCGATGCGTATGAGGATATCCCAGTGGAGACAAGTGGTGAAAATGTTCCTCCAGCTGTGAATACATTTGCGGAGATTGATTTGGGTGAAGCACTCAATGAGAATATTCGCAGGTGCAAGTATGTGAGGCCAACTCCTGTGCAGCGGCATGCCATCCCAATCTCTCTTGGGGGCCGGGACTTAATGGCTTGTGCCCAGACTGGTTCTGGCAAGACGGCTGCTTTTTGTTTCCCTATCATCAGTGGAATTATGAGGGGCCAGAGTGTACAGAGACCACCTCGTGGGGCACGAACAGTGTACCCACTTGCTCTTATCCTCTCTCCAACTAGGGAGCTTTCGATGCAA ATACACGAGGAAGCTAGGAAATTCTCATATCAGACAGGTGTACGAGTGGTTGTTGCTTATGGAGGAGCACCAATTAACCAACAG CTGCGGGACCTGGAGAGAGGTGTTGATATTCTTGTGGCTACTCCTGGAAGGTTGGTTGATTTGCTGGAAAGGGCCAGAGTTTCATTACAGATGATCAGATATTTAGCCTTGGATGAGGCAGATCGAATGCTGGATATGGGTTTTGAGCCTCAAATAAGGAAAATTGTGGAGCAAATGGACATGCCTCCACCTGGTGCAAGACAAACTATGCTGTTCAGTGCTACTTTCCCCAAAGAGATACAG AGATTGGCTTCTGATTTCCttgcaaattatatttttttggctgTTGGAAGAGTGGGCTCAAGTACTGATTTGATAGTCCAACGAGTGGAATTTGTTCATGAATCTGACAAAAGAAGTCACCTCATGGACCTTCTTCATGCACAGAGGGCGAATGGTTCGCAGGGAAAG CAAGCTCTTACATTAGTCTTTGTGGAGACAAAGAAGGGAGCTGATTCGCTGGAACATTGGTTATGTCTTAATGGTTTTCCTGCAACTACTATTCACGGTGATAGATCACAACAG GAAAGGGAGCATGCATTGAGGTCCTTTAAAAGTGGAAACACCCCAATTTTGGTTGCAACTGATGTGGCTGCACGTGGTCTTGATATTCCCCATGTTGCCCATGTGGTCAACTTTGATCTCccaaatgatattgatgattatGTTCACCGCATTGGACGGACAGGGCGAGCTGGCAAATCAGGTTTAGCTACTGCCTTCTTCAATGAGAATAATTCGTCATTGGCACGGGCTTTAGCTGAGCTAATGCAAGAATCAAATCAAGAAGTGCCTGCTTGGCTGTCCCGGTATGCAGCCCGGTCTTCTTTTGGTGGAGGGAGGAACCGTCGTTCTGGCGGAGGTCGATTTGGTGGGCGTGATTTCAGAAGGGAGGGCTCGTTCAATAGGGGTGGTTCTGATTATTACAGTGGAGGCAACAGCAGCGGTGGATATGGTGCTTCTTCTGGTGGGTATGGTGGAGGATATGGTTCAGGGGTGACCAGTGCATGGGACTAA